In the Diprion similis isolate iyDipSimi1 chromosome 2, iyDipSimi1.1, whole genome shotgun sequence genome, one interval contains:
- the LOC124415850 gene encoding proto-oncogene tyrosine-protein kinase receptor Ret isoform X2, whose protein sequence is MDTRTVRLLLLLTTCAAVSALYFPQSDLSLRLPYLAKGGGKLIGNVSLVTVRALRNDSVASTDLKYFIASSSHESLTLNPSTGDLKLSITNNRVSDFPKIVIVQATARGRSDAELEIKLQSISSEGKKLNCTPYVKDMCFWNTSKYRIYENKPATMLGRLGPDVYATICPDFHVTRYELLNGTKYFRIINNSLHAEAALDRDTLPKPTGPGPGPHMDLLVSCVVWDEKTGNQHVSNATLSIDILDEDDNPPVPQFPSFKEIRLKDFVAGDRLDENDLIIQDADTMTVNQYSVRILGDVDNALKIDYEPYLVDHHTNPASMAIYTRLYANTTLLPRSPYKVVLQMTDESLLRGRGDKSVNITLSFYGSIRQVSSATTSVPLQHPISYPKTIRVARGASQYSRIAAPSVSPNAAVVFTLRNTRTFNITRSGGIVYVADSTELKSAPSSITLKIEWLNRNGTVSTTSLTVHLVNGSACNRTSMGLHSCANAETEEICGSSCGVGSGTLTNGNFTPECIWRKNDASAASMVMTSRYETCSPSFSHCPDKTCDALEELNPRICPQDCVIESDVHFAHINKEGRGIDVGLGMCSCTDTLQCTCGPRTPQKKENGPHGGPGSNGKSKKDGKSLTGVAGPEKIVPASSCGPTCLVGVIGASLFVLIVVAGIFITWRYRMAVKGSRRECKHDADGGVGGLSILPSDYIDRGDGLLIGLDSLATANRTLLLPKSCPPDPKWEFPRGQLTIEQVLGEGEFGRVLRARAIDIGGWPGPTTVAVKTLKEGACASELADLLSEYQLLKEAQHPNVIRLLGACTSPGGPVYLIIEFAEFGSLRNYLRRSRHLESEGRAPCSTSLLSASPAVTREDISTVDSMCNYGVTPRDILSFAWQISKGMAYLTDIKLVHRDLAARNVLLATGKVCKISDFGLTRDVYEDDAYLKRSKGRVPVKWMAPESLADHVYTSKSDVWSFGVLLWELVTLGASPYPGVDVHNLYNLLKAGYRMEKPANCSHQLYKLMVSCWHEEAGMRPSFKELTCHWERMLEDGVDYLDLNPRTVHNRAYFTSLHALDSPTSSGTDKLGYGNVNNEVMRTDVNYLTKTPAEEMTKCDKVDKLQALWQQPIASFPEEPIKPPYVNDISNRPMAQNHYESPIKLRNASVASSTDNTLKTPPNERPQSYIDMDGKKAKEGQEDLLLFNSVEKSIEKIENGIVLNGLNGLNGLQNGRAM, encoded by the exons TGTCAGCTTTGTACTTTCCTCAGTCAGATCTATCCCTGAGGTTACCTTACCTAGCCAAAGGCGGGGGTAAATTGATCGGAAATGTCAGCCTAGTCACGGTCAGGGCACTTAGGAATGACTCTGTCGCTTCCACGGATCTAAAGTACTTTATCGCCTCGTCGTCCCACGAATCACTGACCTTAAATCCTTCCACCGGAGACCTGAAATTATCGATCACGAATAATAGAG TTTCAGACTTTCCAAAGATCGTAATCGTGCAGGCAACGGCACGTGGAAGATCAGACGCTGAACTGGAAATTAAACTTCAGAGCATTTCctcggagggaaaaaaattgaattgtacTCCCTACGTGAAG GACATGTGCTTTTGGAACACTTCGAAGTACCGAATATACGAAAACAAACCTGCCACCATGCTTGGCCGACTTGGACCAGATGTTTATGCCACGATATGTCCAGACTTTCATGTAACGCGTTACGAGTTGCTAAACG gcacgaaatattttcgtatAATAAACAACAGCCTTCACGCTGAAGCTGCTCTCGACCGAGACACGTTACCGAAGCCAACTGGCCCTGGTCCTGGACCCCATATGGACCTTTTGGTAAGCTGCGTTGTTTGGGACGAGAAGACGGGCAACCAGCATGTCTCGAACGCGACACTGAGCATCGACATCCTCGACGAGGACGACAATCCTCCCGTTCCCCAATTTCCTAGCTTTAAAGAGATTCGACTCAAGGACTTCGTCGCG GGGGACAGGCTTGACGAGAACGACTTGATCATCCAAGATGCGGATACCATGACCGTGAATCAGTACAGCGTTCGGATACTGGGAGACGTCGATAACGCCCTCAAAATCGACTACGAACCCTATCTCGTTGACCATCACACCAACCCTGCTTCCATGGCCATCTACACCA GGTTGTACGCGAATACAACATTGCTGCCCAGGTCACCGTACAAGGTTGTCCTGCAGATGACCGACGAGAGCTTGCTACGGGGACGCGGCGATAAATCG GTGAACATCACGCTGTCGTTTTACGGTTCCATACGACAAGTTTCATCAGCAACGACATCTGTTCCCCTGCAGCATCCGATATCATACCCTAAAACCATACGAGTAGCCCGTGGAGCCTCGCAATATTCTCGCATTGCGGCACCCTCAGTTTCACCAAACGCGGCGGTGGTTTTCACCCTGCGAAATACGAGGACCTTCAACATTACCAGAAGCGGCGGCATCGTCTACGTGGCCGACTCGACGGAATTGAAATCGGCACCGTCATCGATAAC ACTGAAAATCGAGTGGCTTAACCGAAACGGCACAGTATCAACAACCTCGCTAACAGTTCACCTGGTCAACGGATCAGCCTGTAATCGCACATCGATGGGATTACATTCCTGCGCCAATGCCGAGACGGAGGAAATTTGCGGAAGCAGCTGCGGCGTGGGCAGCGGAACGTTAAC GAATGGCAACTTCACCCCCGAATGCATCTGGCGAAAGAATGACGCGAGTGCCGCCTCTATGGTCATGACTTCGCGGTACGAAACTTGTTCTCCGTCCTTTTCACACTGCCCAGACAAAACTTGCGACGCCCTTGAAGAACTCAACCCACGAATTTGCCCCCAGGACTGCGTCATCGAAT CCGACGTCCACTTTGCTCACATTAACAAGGAAGGGAGAGGAATCGACGTTGGATTGGGTATGTGCTCGTGCACTGACACGTTGCAATGCACTTGCGGTCCCAGGACACCTCAGAAGAAGGAAAATGGCCCGCATGGAGGTCCTGGATCCAACGGCAAGTCGAAGAAGGATGGTAAAAGCCTGACCGGTGTTGCAGGACCGGAAAAAA TAGTTCCTGCCAGCTCCTGTGGACCCACATGTCTTGTCGGCGTAATCGGCGCGAGCCTCTTTGTTCTTATCGTCGTCGCCGGAATTTTCATCACCTGGAGATACCG AATGGCAGTCAAAGGATCGCGCCGAGAGTGCAAACATGACGCCGATGGCGGTGTTGGCGGTCTTAGCATTCTACCCTCCGATTACATCGACCGCGGTGATGGTCTTCTCATCGGCCTGGACTCTCTAGCCACAGCCAATCGAACACTGCTTTTGCCAAAATCTTGTCCG CCGGATCCCAAGTGGGAATTTCCACGAGGCCAGCTGACCATCGAACAGGTTCTTGGCGAAGGCGAATTTGGTCGCGTCCTTCGAGCTCGAGCCATTGACATCGGCGGTTGGCCTGGACCGACGACTGTTGCCGTTAAGACACTGAAGGAAGGAGCATGTGCTTCGGAACTAGCTGATTTACTATCCGAGTATCAACTACTGAAGGAAGCACAGCATCCAAACGTCATCAGACTCCTCGGAGCTTGCACTTCTCCCGGGGGACCGGTCTACTTGATCATCGAATTCGCCGAATTCGGATCTCTCAG AAATTATCTGAGACGAAGTCGGCACTTGGAGTCAGAGGGCAGAGCGCCCTGCTCTACGTCCCTGCTTTCGGCATCCCCTGCTGTAACTCGAGAAGACATCTCGACTGTTGACTCAATGTGTAACTACGGCGTCACGCCACGTGATATTCTGTCATTCGCATGGCAGATCAGCAAAGGCATGGCTtacctcaccgatatcaag CTAGTACATCGGGATCTGGCAGCTCGAAACGTTCTTCTTGCAACCGGAAAGGTTTGCAAGATCTCGGATTTCGGGCTAACGCGAGATGTCTACGAGGATGACGCTTACCTTAAGCGAAGCAAGGGTCGAG TTCCCGTTAAGTGGATGGCGCCTGAGTCACTCGCCGATCACGTGTACACCAGTAAATCGGACGTTTGGAGCTTCGGAGTACTTCTTTGGGAACTCGTGACTCTCGGGGCGTCGCCTTACCCCGGGGTGGATGTCCATAATCTCTACAACCTGCTGAAGGCCGGTTACCGCATGGAGAAGCCAGCCAACTGCTCTCACCAGTT GTACAAGCTGATGGTGTCTTGTTGGCACGAAGAAGCGGGTATGCGGCCTTCGTTCAAGGAGTTGACGTGCCACTGGGAGCGCATGCTAGAGGATGGCGTCGACTACTTGGACCTAAACCCAAGGACAGTTCACAACAGGGCCTACTTCACGTCCCTTCACGCATTGGACAGTCCAACAA GTTCCGGAACCGACAAACTGGGCTATGGCAACGTGAACAACGAAGTGATGCGGACGGATGTTAACTACTTGACGAAAACACCCGCCGAGGAGATGACCAAGTGCGATAAGGTCGACAAGCTTCAAGCTTTGTGGCAACAGCCCATCGCCTCGTTTCCGGAAGAGCCGATCAAGCCGCCGTACGTAAACGACATCTCCAACAGGCCGATGGCCCAGAACCATTACGAGAGTCCCATTAAACTGCGGAACGCAAGCGTAGCCAGTAGCACGGACAACACCCTTAAAACACCCCCGAATGAACGGCCCCAATCTTACATCGATATGGACGGAAAGAAGGCGAAGGAGGGACAAGAGGACCTTCTGCTCTTCAACAGCGTGGAAAAgagcattgaaaaaattgaaaatggaataGTTTTAAACGGGTTGAATGGACTGAATGGGCTACAGAATGGTCGCGCCATGTAG
- the LOC124415850 gene encoding proto-oncogene tyrosine-protein kinase receptor Ret isoform X1, which produces MAFNLCITSDCSTRQGSKSSVSALYFPQSDLSLRLPYLAKGGGKLIGNVSLVTVRALRNDSVASTDLKYFIASSSHESLTLNPSTGDLKLSITNNRDFPKIVIVQATARGRSDAELEIKLQSISSEGKKLNCTPYVKDMCFWNTSKYRIYENKPATMLGRLGPDVYATICPDFHVTRYELLNGTKYFRIINNSLHAEAALDRDTLPKPTGPGPGPHMDLLVSCVVWDEKTGNQHVSNATLSIDILDEDDNPPVPQFPSFKEIRLKDFVAGDRLDENDLIIQDADTMTVNQYSVRILGDVDNALKIDYEPYLVDHHTNPASMAIYTRLYANTTLLPRSPYKVVLQMTDESLLRGRGDKSVNITLSFYGSIRQVSSATTSVPLQHPISYPKTIRVARGASQYSRIAAPSVSPNAAVVFTLRNTRTFNITRSGGIVYVADSTELKSAPSSITLKIEWLNRNGTVSTTSLTVHLVNGSACNRTSMGLHSCANAETEEICGSSCGVGSGTLTNGNFTPECIWRKNDASAASMVMTSRYETCSPSFSHCPDKTCDALEELNPRICPQDCVIESDVHFAHINKEGRGIDVGLGMCSCTDTLQCTCGPRTPQKKENGPHGGPGSNGKSKKDGKSLTGVAGPEKIVPASSCGPTCLVGVIGASLFVLIVVAGIFITWRYRMAVKGSRRECKHDADGGVGGLSILPSDYIDRGDGLLIGLDSLATANRTLLLPKSCPPDPKWEFPRGQLTIEQVLGEGEFGRVLRARAIDIGGWPGPTTVAVKTLKEGACASELADLLSEYQLLKEAQHPNVIRLLGACTSPGGPVYLIIEFAEFGSLRNYLRRSRHLESEGRAPCSTSLLSASPAVTREDISTVDSMCNYGVTPRDILSFAWQISKGMAYLTDIKLVHRDLAARNVLLATGKVCKISDFGLTRDVYEDDAYLKRSKGRVPVKWMAPESLADHVYTSKSDVWSFGVLLWELVTLGASPYPGVDVHNLYNLLKAGYRMEKPANCSHQLYKLMVSCWHEEAGMRPSFKELTCHWERMLEDGVDYLDLNPRTVHNRAYFTSLHALDSPTSSGTDKLGYGNVNNEVMRTDVNYLTKTPAEEMTKCDKVDKLQALWQQPIASFPEEPIKPPYVNDISNRPMAQNHYESPIKLRNASVASSTDNTLKTPPNERPQSYIDMDGKKAKEGQEDLLLFNSVEKSIEKIENGIVLNGLNGLNGLQNGRAM; this is translated from the exons TGTCAGCTTTGTACTTTCCTCAGTCAGATCTATCCCTGAGGTTACCTTACCTAGCCAAAGGCGGGGGTAAATTGATCGGAAATGTCAGCCTAGTCACGGTCAGGGCACTTAGGAATGACTCTGTCGCTTCCACGGATCTAAAGTACTTTATCGCCTCGTCGTCCCACGAATCACTGACCTTAAATCCTTCCACCGGAGACCTGAAATTATCGATCACGAATAATAGAG ACTTTCCAAAGATCGTAATCGTGCAGGCAACGGCACGTGGAAGATCAGACGCTGAACTGGAAATTAAACTTCAGAGCATTTCctcggagggaaaaaaattgaattgtacTCCCTACGTGAAG GACATGTGCTTTTGGAACACTTCGAAGTACCGAATATACGAAAACAAACCTGCCACCATGCTTGGCCGACTTGGACCAGATGTTTATGCCACGATATGTCCAGACTTTCATGTAACGCGTTACGAGTTGCTAAACG gcacgaaatattttcgtatAATAAACAACAGCCTTCACGCTGAAGCTGCTCTCGACCGAGACACGTTACCGAAGCCAACTGGCCCTGGTCCTGGACCCCATATGGACCTTTTGGTAAGCTGCGTTGTTTGGGACGAGAAGACGGGCAACCAGCATGTCTCGAACGCGACACTGAGCATCGACATCCTCGACGAGGACGACAATCCTCCCGTTCCCCAATTTCCTAGCTTTAAAGAGATTCGACTCAAGGACTTCGTCGCG GGGGACAGGCTTGACGAGAACGACTTGATCATCCAAGATGCGGATACCATGACCGTGAATCAGTACAGCGTTCGGATACTGGGAGACGTCGATAACGCCCTCAAAATCGACTACGAACCCTATCTCGTTGACCATCACACCAACCCTGCTTCCATGGCCATCTACACCA GGTTGTACGCGAATACAACATTGCTGCCCAGGTCACCGTACAAGGTTGTCCTGCAGATGACCGACGAGAGCTTGCTACGGGGACGCGGCGATAAATCG GTGAACATCACGCTGTCGTTTTACGGTTCCATACGACAAGTTTCATCAGCAACGACATCTGTTCCCCTGCAGCATCCGATATCATACCCTAAAACCATACGAGTAGCCCGTGGAGCCTCGCAATATTCTCGCATTGCGGCACCCTCAGTTTCACCAAACGCGGCGGTGGTTTTCACCCTGCGAAATACGAGGACCTTCAACATTACCAGAAGCGGCGGCATCGTCTACGTGGCCGACTCGACGGAATTGAAATCGGCACCGTCATCGATAAC ACTGAAAATCGAGTGGCTTAACCGAAACGGCACAGTATCAACAACCTCGCTAACAGTTCACCTGGTCAACGGATCAGCCTGTAATCGCACATCGATGGGATTACATTCCTGCGCCAATGCCGAGACGGAGGAAATTTGCGGAAGCAGCTGCGGCGTGGGCAGCGGAACGTTAAC GAATGGCAACTTCACCCCCGAATGCATCTGGCGAAAGAATGACGCGAGTGCCGCCTCTATGGTCATGACTTCGCGGTACGAAACTTGTTCTCCGTCCTTTTCACACTGCCCAGACAAAACTTGCGACGCCCTTGAAGAACTCAACCCACGAATTTGCCCCCAGGACTGCGTCATCGAAT CCGACGTCCACTTTGCTCACATTAACAAGGAAGGGAGAGGAATCGACGTTGGATTGGGTATGTGCTCGTGCACTGACACGTTGCAATGCACTTGCGGTCCCAGGACACCTCAGAAGAAGGAAAATGGCCCGCATGGAGGTCCTGGATCCAACGGCAAGTCGAAGAAGGATGGTAAAAGCCTGACCGGTGTTGCAGGACCGGAAAAAA TAGTTCCTGCCAGCTCCTGTGGACCCACATGTCTTGTCGGCGTAATCGGCGCGAGCCTCTTTGTTCTTATCGTCGTCGCCGGAATTTTCATCACCTGGAGATACCG AATGGCAGTCAAAGGATCGCGCCGAGAGTGCAAACATGACGCCGATGGCGGTGTTGGCGGTCTTAGCATTCTACCCTCCGATTACATCGACCGCGGTGATGGTCTTCTCATCGGCCTGGACTCTCTAGCCACAGCCAATCGAACACTGCTTTTGCCAAAATCTTGTCCG CCGGATCCCAAGTGGGAATTTCCACGAGGCCAGCTGACCATCGAACAGGTTCTTGGCGAAGGCGAATTTGGTCGCGTCCTTCGAGCTCGAGCCATTGACATCGGCGGTTGGCCTGGACCGACGACTGTTGCCGTTAAGACACTGAAGGAAGGAGCATGTGCTTCGGAACTAGCTGATTTACTATCCGAGTATCAACTACTGAAGGAAGCACAGCATCCAAACGTCATCAGACTCCTCGGAGCTTGCACTTCTCCCGGGGGACCGGTCTACTTGATCATCGAATTCGCCGAATTCGGATCTCTCAG AAATTATCTGAGACGAAGTCGGCACTTGGAGTCAGAGGGCAGAGCGCCCTGCTCTACGTCCCTGCTTTCGGCATCCCCTGCTGTAACTCGAGAAGACATCTCGACTGTTGACTCAATGTGTAACTACGGCGTCACGCCACGTGATATTCTGTCATTCGCATGGCAGATCAGCAAAGGCATGGCTtacctcaccgatatcaag CTAGTACATCGGGATCTGGCAGCTCGAAACGTTCTTCTTGCAACCGGAAAGGTTTGCAAGATCTCGGATTTCGGGCTAACGCGAGATGTCTACGAGGATGACGCTTACCTTAAGCGAAGCAAGGGTCGAG TTCCCGTTAAGTGGATGGCGCCTGAGTCACTCGCCGATCACGTGTACACCAGTAAATCGGACGTTTGGAGCTTCGGAGTACTTCTTTGGGAACTCGTGACTCTCGGGGCGTCGCCTTACCCCGGGGTGGATGTCCATAATCTCTACAACCTGCTGAAGGCCGGTTACCGCATGGAGAAGCCAGCCAACTGCTCTCACCAGTT GTACAAGCTGATGGTGTCTTGTTGGCACGAAGAAGCGGGTATGCGGCCTTCGTTCAAGGAGTTGACGTGCCACTGGGAGCGCATGCTAGAGGATGGCGTCGACTACTTGGACCTAAACCCAAGGACAGTTCACAACAGGGCCTACTTCACGTCCCTTCACGCATTGGACAGTCCAACAA GTTCCGGAACCGACAAACTGGGCTATGGCAACGTGAACAACGAAGTGATGCGGACGGATGTTAACTACTTGACGAAAACACCCGCCGAGGAGATGACCAAGTGCGATAAGGTCGACAAGCTTCAAGCTTTGTGGCAACAGCCCATCGCCTCGTTTCCGGAAGAGCCGATCAAGCCGCCGTACGTAAACGACATCTCCAACAGGCCGATGGCCCAGAACCATTACGAGAGTCCCATTAAACTGCGGAACGCAAGCGTAGCCAGTAGCACGGACAACACCCTTAAAACACCCCCGAATGAACGGCCCCAATCTTACATCGATATGGACGGAAAGAAGGCGAAGGAGGGACAAGAGGACCTTCTGCTCTTCAACAGCGTGGAAAAgagcattgaaaaaattgaaaatggaataGTTTTAAACGGGTTGAATGGACTGAATGGGCTACAGAATGGTCGCGCCATGTAG